One Succinispira mobilis DSM 6222 genomic window carries:
- a CDS encoding permease, with amino-acid sequence MNILEFISKQVLGMAWLNELVGQILVQFFGLNLSSRVGGSLQFFIYDSIKILTLLVVLVFIVAYIQSYFPPERAKKILGRFNGFSGSLIAALLGVVTPFCSCSSVPIFIGFTRAGLPISLTFAFLIASPLVDVASLALLVSLFGFKIAIIYIILGLALAIISGTILGKLDLSNKLSEYRGGAILYGESENFSLAQRIEYAKNDTRIIVRKVAPFVLLGVGAGAIIHDWIPQELILSILGKDNPFTVLVATAVGIPIYASIFGTLPVAEALFAKGVPIGTILALIMSMTALSLPEMVMLSQVLRPRLLATFVGVVALGIMIVGYGFNAFGYLFL; translated from the coding sequence ATGAATATTTTAGAATTTATTTCCAAACAAGTTTTAGGTATGGCTTGGCTAAATGAATTAGTTGGACAAATATTGGTACAGTTTTTTGGCTTAAATTTAAGTAGCCGTGTAGGTGGGAGTTTACAATTCTTTATTTATGATAGTATTAAAATTTTAACGCTACTGGTAGTATTGGTATTTATTGTTGCCTATATTCAATCTTATTTTCCCCCAGAACGCGCCAAAAAAATTCTCGGGCGGTTTAATGGTTTTTCGGGAAGCTTAATTGCGGCCTTATTAGGGGTAGTTACTCCGTTTTGTTCTTGCTCGAGTGTGCCGATTTTTATTGGCTTTACGCGTGCGGGTTTGCCGATTAGTTTGACTTTTGCTTTTTTGATTGCCTCACCACTAGTTGACGTAGCTTCTTTAGCATTATTGGTATCGCTGTTTGGCTTTAAAATTGCGATAATCTATATTATTTTAGGCTTAGCTCTAGCGATAATTAGCGGTACGATTTTAGGTAAATTAGATTTAAGTAACAAGCTAAGTGAGTATCGGGGTGGTGCAATTTTATATGGCGAATCAGAGAATTTTTCCCTAGCCCAAAGAATAGAGTATGCAAAAAATGATACGCGGATTATTGTGCGCAAAGTAGCTCCGTTTGTGCTATTAGGCGTGGGTGCGGGAGCGATTATTCATGATTGGATTCCCCAAGAACTAATTTTAAGTATTTTAGGTAAGGATAATCCGTTTACGGTGCTAGTGGCGACTGCGGTCGGGATTCCGATTTATGCTAGTATTTTTGGGACTTTACCAGTAGCGGAAGCTTTATTTGCCAAAGGGGTGCCAATTGGGACAATTTTAGCCTTGATAATGAGCATGACCGCCTTATCTTTACCGGAGATGGTAATGCTTAGCCAAGTACTAAGACCGCGCTTGTTAGCAACTTTTGTTGGCGTAGTAGCGTTAGGTATTATGATAGTTGGTTATGGCTTCAATGCTTTTGGTTATTTGTTTTTATAA
- a CDS encoding rhodanese-like domain-containing protein, with protein MSKTILLTILALIVAGYAFAADRQAQQANELRIKNITTQQAKELYLKPDHLLLDVRTLEEYQERHIEPSVLIPLQELEARYQELPKDKIILVICRSGNRSLKAIEILQKYGFTQLYNVQGGINAW; from the coding sequence ATGAGCAAAACAATTTTATTAACTATTTTAGCGCTAATCGTGGCTGGATATGCCTTTGCTGCTGATCGTCAAGCTCAACAAGCCAATGAGCTGCGCATTAAAAATATCACCACTCAACAGGCCAAAGAACTCTATCTTAAGCCAGACCACTTACTCTTAGATGTTCGCACCTTAGAAGAATATCAAGAGCGACACATTGAGCCGTCTGTATTAATTCCGCTCCAGGAGTTAGAAGCTCGCTATCAAGAATTACCCAAAGATAAAATTATTTTAGTGATTTGCCGTAGTGGTAACCGCAGTCTTAAAGCCATTGAAATTTTGCAAAAATATGGTTTTACCCAATTATATAATGTGCAAGGTGGCATCAACGCCTGGTAA
- the purB gene encoding adenylosuccinate lyase, whose translation MIKRYTNPEMGKIWTDENEFRTMLEIEIHACEAMVKLGQVPAEAFEEIRTKADFTVDRIREIEKVTNHDIIAFLTNVAEYVGDSSKYIHMGLTSSDVKDTALGYMMKQAADILIAGLEKLHAALKAKAQEHKYTIMIGRTHGIHAEPMTFGLKFALWMDETVRNIERLKRAKEAVSVGKLSGAVGTYSNIDPEIETFVCQKMGLTPVKLATQVVQRDRHAEFLTTIAIVGSTLDKIATELRNLQRTDIREAEEYFSPGQKGSSAMPHKRNPITGERISGLARLLRGNALASLENVALWHERDISHSSVERVILPDSTITLDYMLTKTTNLIEKLLVYPDAMLNNLNKTGGLIFSQKVMLALVDKGVLREDAYKWVQRNAMMRWLDGADFKTNITNDADIKNYLSAAEIDACFDPQSMLQHIDTIMARFGI comes from the coding sequence ATGATTAAGCGGTATACTAATCCTGAGATGGGCAAAATATGGACAGATGAAAATGAATTTAGAACTATGCTAGAAATAGAAATTCATGCTTGTGAAGCTATGGTTAAACTTGGTCAAGTACCAGCCGAAGCTTTTGAAGAAATCAGAACCAAAGCTGACTTTACGGTAGATCGCATTCGCGAAATCGAAAAAGTAACCAACCATGATATTATTGCTTTTTTAACTAATGTTGCTGAATACGTAGGTGATTCTTCTAAATATATTCATATGGGCTTAACTTCTAGTGATGTTAAAGATACCGCCCTTGGCTATATGATGAAACAAGCTGCGGACATTTTAATTGCGGGCTTAGAAAAATTGCATGCCGCTTTAAAAGCTAAAGCCCAAGAACATAAATACACCATTATGATTGGTCGTACGCATGGCATCCATGCTGAACCCATGACTTTTGGTTTAAAATTTGCCTTATGGATGGATGAAACTGTCCGCAATATTGAACGCCTAAAACGAGCTAAAGAAGCTGTTTCTGTGGGTAAACTCTCTGGTGCTGTAGGCACTTACTCTAATATTGACCCTGAAATCGAAACTTTTGTTTGCCAAAAAATGGGCTTAACACCTGTAAAATTAGCCACACAAGTTGTGCAACGAGATCGTCATGCCGAATTTTTGACTACGATCGCTATTGTTGGCTCTACCTTAGATAAAATTGCTACAGAATTGCGCAACTTACAACGTACCGATATCCGCGAAGCCGAAGAATATTTCAGCCCTGGGCAAAAAGGTTCTTCCGCTATGCCACACAAACGTAATCCGATTACCGGCGAGCGTATTTCTGGTTTAGCGCGTTTATTACGCGGTAATGCTCTAGCAAGTTTAGAAAATGTAGCGCTTTGGCATGAACGCGATATTTCACATTCTTCTGTAGAACGCGTGATTTTACCAGATAGCACCATTACTTTAGACTATATGCTTACTAAAACTACAAACCTTATCGAAAAACTTTTAGTATATCCTGATGCAATGCTTAATAATTTAAATAAAACTGGCGGTTTGATTTTCAGTCAAAAAGTGATGCTCGCTCTAGTTGATAAAGGTGTATTACGTGAAGATGCCTATAAATGGGTACAACGTAACGCGATGATGCGTTGGTTAGATGGCGCTGACTTTAAAACAAACATAACTAATGATGCAGATATCAAAAACTACTTATCTGCGGCCGAAATCGATGCTTGTTTTGATCCACAATCTATGTTGCAACACATCGACACAATTATGGCTAGATTTGGTATATAA
- a CDS encoding YybS family protein yields MQNSTTKTASMVEGGILASIAIVFALISVYLPFLGVIVNLIWPVPILLLGVRHGLKASLMCLAVAGIIIAILINPIQAISVVFGFGFIGIALGYAINQAWSPLKTMIIGTGASLLSKGAVLLISIVLMGINPLTVQLAATGQALEQALSIYQSLGFTAEQLQEIRTTMETTIGLLKYIMPAGFALASVVDTYINYLIAKKILARLGNPQPEFTEFRLWQIPGYVLWIYGVSLLLVTFYNQDPTNILYLIGVNVQMVTNVILLIQGLSIAYYYIHYKNWPNFLKSLIVILLFSNQFLVQVVVLMGAFDVVFDYRRLNTRNK; encoded by the coding sequence GTGCAAAACTCAACAACAAAAACTGCTTCAATGGTCGAAGGTGGCATTCTTGCCTCAATTGCCATAGTCTTTGCTTTAATTAGTGTATATCTACCTTTTTTAGGTGTAATTGTAAATTTAATTTGGCCAGTGCCAATCTTATTATTAGGCGTGCGTCATGGACTAAAAGCCAGTTTGATGTGTTTGGCTGTCGCCGGGATAATTATTGCGATTTTAATTAATCCCATTCAAGCAATTTCCGTAGTGTTTGGCTTTGGCTTTATTGGCATTGCGCTAGGTTATGCCATTAATCAAGCTTGGTCACCGCTAAAAACTATGATAATTGGTACAGGGGCTTCACTCTTATCTAAGGGTGCGGTTTTATTAATTAGCATTGTCCTCATGGGCATCAATCCATTAACAGTACAACTTGCAGCCACTGGGCAAGCGCTCGAACAAGCGTTGAGCATTTACCAAAGTCTCGGTTTTACCGCCGAACAACTGCAAGAAATTCGCACGACCATGGAAACTACTATTGGTTTATTAAAGTATATTATGCCCGCCGGCTTTGCTTTAGCCTCAGTTGTTGACACCTATATTAACTATCTAATTGCCAAAAAAATTCTAGCGCGTCTCGGTAATCCACAACCAGAATTTACGGAATTTCGTCTTTGGCAGATTCCGGGTTATGTACTATGGATTTATGGTGTTTCCTTATTGCTAGTTACTTTCTATAATCAAGACCCAACTAACATTTTATACTTAATTGGTGTAAACGTGCAGATGGTGACTAATGTAATTTTATTAATTCAAGGCCTTAGCATTGCTTATTATTACATTCACTATAAAAATTGGCCGAATTTTTTAAAAAGCTTAATTGTAATCTTGTTATTCAGCAATCAATTTCTAGTGCAAGTTGTCGTTTTAATGGGCGCTTTCGATGTGGTATTTGATTATCGACGTTTAAATACGCGCAACAAATAG
- the dnaB gene encoding replicative DNA helicase, which produces MQNNLDRVPPQNVEAEQCVLGAMLIEKEAISKVTELLQARDFYKEAHKQIYRRILELYEKNEAVDIVTLTEVLKRHNQLEEVGGLAYISFLANAVPTAANVSYHAKIIEEKALLRQLISVSTNIAAMGYEGSEEVENIVDRAEKMILEISSRNLGREFTPIKEILFSAFNRIEKLYSNKGAITGLASGFTDFDRLTAGLQPSDLILIAARPSMGKTALVLNIAQNVAIREKKCVAFFSLEMSQEQLVQRMLCSEAPIDSQRLRIGALDDKDWRKLIDAADRLNNANIFIDDTPGITVMEMRSKARRLKLEHNLQLIIVDYLQLMQGSSSSSKNENRQQEISEISRSLKALARELNVPVIALSQLSRSVESRQSKRPMLSDLRESGSLEQDADIVAFLYREDYYDKETENKDITELIIAKHRNGPVDTVQLLFQKHYTRFGNITTTYE; this is translated from the coding sequence GTGCAAAATAACCTTGATCGCGTGCCGCCACAAAATGTCGAGGCCGAACAATGTGTCCTCGGCGCAATGCTAATTGAAAAAGAGGCAATTTCCAAAGTCACAGAACTGTTACAAGCCCGCGATTTTTACAAAGAAGCCCATAAACAAATTTACCGTCGCATTTTGGAGCTTTATGAAAAAAATGAGGCGGTAGATATTGTCACCCTCACAGAAGTTTTAAAACGGCATAATCAGCTCGAAGAAGTTGGCGGTCTCGCCTATATTTCTTTTTTAGCTAATGCTGTACCTACAGCTGCTAATGTCAGTTATCATGCAAAAATAATTGAAGAGAAGGCGCTGTTAAGACAATTAATTTCGGTATCCACTAATATTGCGGCCATGGGCTACGAAGGTAGTGAAGAAGTCGAAAATATTGTCGATCGCGCCGAAAAAATGATTTTAGAAATCTCTAGTCGCAATCTCGGGCGTGAATTTACGCCAATTAAAGAAATTCTTTTTTCAGCTTTTAATCGAATCGAAAAACTGTACTCCAATAAAGGTGCTATTACTGGCCTAGCTTCTGGCTTTACTGATTTCGATCGACTTACAGCTGGTTTGCAACCTTCGGACTTAATTTTAATTGCGGCTCGCCCAAGTATGGGGAAAACCGCTTTAGTCTTAAATATTGCTCAAAATGTGGCCATTCGCGAGAAAAAATGTGTAGCTTTTTTCTCGCTAGAAATGTCGCAAGAGCAGCTCGTACAGCGGATGCTCTGCTCAGAAGCGCCGATTGATTCCCAGCGCCTTCGAATTGGTGCTCTAGATGATAAAGACTGGCGTAAACTCATTGACGCTGCTGATCGGCTCAATAATGCTAATATTTTCATTGATGATACCCCGGGTATTACAGTTATGGAAATGCGCTCTAAAGCCCGACGCCTTAAATTAGAACATAATTTGCAATTGATTATTGTCGATTATCTACAATTAATGCAAGGCTCTAGTAGTTCCAGCAAAAACGAAAATCGACAACAAGAAATCTCGGAAATCTCCCGTTCCCTAAAGGCCCTAGCGCGGGAATTAAATGTCCCCGTTATTGCTCTTTCGCAATTAAGTCGTAGTGTAGAAAGTCGCCAATCCAAGCGTCCGATGCTCAGTGACCTGCGCGAATCTGGTTCACTAGAGCAAGATGCTGATATCGTGGCCTTTTTATACCGCGAAGATTATTATGACAAGGAAACGGAAAACAAAGATATTACCGAGTTAATTATTGCTAAGCACAGAAATGGTCCTGTCGATACAGTACAATTGCTATTTCAAAAGCACTATACGCGCTTTGGCAACATTACCACAACATACGAATAA
- a CDS encoding PLP-dependent aminotransferase family protein — MYIKIERTNKLSLVPQIHEFIKSAIFQGTLRAHEKLPSSRELAKSLNISRNVIIESYEQLIAEGYAYSKNGAGTFICAGLQFQRNSSPTNITISPIKPALGSKTISFRTGIPDLENIPLKKWAHIYQQLALDSKPTHLAYQDAQGDYALRTQISRYLNRMRGACTCPENIIITNGAAQAFNLLTVLVSDIEYALLENPLSTGLLHTLKSNNLQLQPIALDAYGLKTTALPAKPPKLIFTTPSHQFPTGIILPAARRIELVKYAQQHNSFIVEDDYDSEFRFDGHPIQALQYLAPEQVIYVGTFSKTLMPALRIGYMVLPPSLTSKLVQEKYLADIHSPILEQKTLAKFIEAGHFERHLRKMRKIYLKKRNHLIKCLQDFFADQVIISGAEAGLHFIASFPDLNFEPELLRKIAQKGLEITPLSQYFFPSKETPHCNNSLLFGYGNTSLSEITVGIERLATVIQNHKL; from the coding sequence ATGTACATTAAAATCGAGCGAACTAATAAGTTATCTTTAGTTCCGCAAATTCATGAGTTTATCAAATCCGCAATTTTCCAAGGCACCTTACGAGCACATGAAAAATTGCCCTCTTCAAGAGAACTAGCTAAATCATTAAACATCTCTAGAAATGTAATTATAGAAAGCTATGAACAATTAATCGCCGAAGGCTATGCCTATTCTAAAAATGGGGCGGGCACATTTATTTGTGCTGGTCTCCAATTTCAAAGAAATAGTTCCCCAACTAACATAACTATATCGCCAATAAAACCGGCTTTAGGTTCCAAAACCATTTCTTTTCGCACTGGAATACCAGACTTAGAAAATATCCCGCTAAAAAAGTGGGCCCACATATATCAACAACTAGCCTTAGATAGCAAGCCTACACACTTAGCTTACCAAGATGCCCAAGGTGATTATGCTCTGCGAACACAAATTTCTCGTTATTTAAACCGTATGCGTGGTGCTTGCACCTGTCCAGAAAATATCATAATTACCAATGGTGCTGCACAGGCTTTTAATCTATTAACCGTGCTGGTTAGTGACATTGAATATGCTTTACTAGAAAACCCTCTAAGTACGGGTTTATTACACACGTTGAAAAGCAATAATCTCCAGCTTCAACCAATTGCCCTTGATGCGTATGGCCTAAAAACGACTGCGCTACCCGCTAAACCGCCCAAACTAATTTTCACTACTCCCAGTCATCAATTTCCTACCGGCATTATTTTGCCAGCGGCTCGTAGGATCGAACTGGTAAAATATGCTCAACAACATAACAGCTTTATTGTCGAAGATGACTACGATAGCGAATTTCGTTTTGATGGTCATCCTATTCAGGCCTTACAATATCTAGCCCCTGAACAAGTTATCTATGTTGGAACTTTCTCTAAAACATTGATGCCTGCTCTACGTATTGGCTATATGGTACTTCCGCCTTCACTGACTAGCAAATTAGTCCAGGAAAAATACCTCGCAGATATTCATTCCCCCATCTTAGAACAAAAAACTTTAGCAAAATTTATTGAAGCGGGACATTTTGAACGTCATCTTCGAAAAATGCGTAAAATTTATCTAAAAAAACGCAATCATTTAATTAAGTGCCTACAGGATTTTTTTGCTGATCAAGTTATAATTTCTGGAGCGGAAGCGGGTTTGCATTTTATAGCCTCTTTTCCAGACCTAAACTTTGAGCCAGAATTATTGAGGAAAATCGCACAGAAAGGGCTAGAGATTACACCCCTAAGCCAATATTTTTTCCCAAGTAAAGAAACTCCCCACTGCAATAATAGCCTGCTCTTCGGCTATGGCAATACTAGCCTGTCAGAAATAACAGTAGGGATTGAACGCCTAGCCACAGTTATCCAAAATCATAAGTTATAG
- a CDS encoding LysE family translocator — protein sequence MFTCAGVYMDNYAFWLTSIIIILIPGTGVIYTISTGLIEGKYKSIFAAIGCTLGILPHLVISSSLSTVLLQVNNSMLTIMRLVGAMYLLYLGLGMFFIKNKLAFAASNLGLNNWVIVRRGILINLLNPKLTLFFFSFLPQYLSLERGSYVEQFFLLGCAFMLLTLLVFISYGILAALAKNIFARYPTGIIVLQKGFGLVFIGFALKLALDT from the coding sequence ATGTTTACCTGTGCGGGTGTTTATATGGATAATTACGCTTTTTGGTTGACATCAATTATTATAATTTTAATCCCGGGTACAGGTGTGATTTATACAATTTCCACAGGTCTTATCGAGGGGAAATATAAGAGTATTTTTGCTGCTATTGGCTGTACATTAGGAATTTTACCACACCTAGTTATAAGTAGTTCTTTATCGACGGTACTATTGCAAGTTAATAATTCAATGTTGACAATTATGCGGCTAGTGGGAGCAATGTACTTACTTTATCTTGGTTTAGGCATGTTTTTTATTAAAAATAAGCTTGCATTTGCCGCGTCTAATTTGGGACTTAATAATTGGGTAATAGTTCGACGCGGGATATTGATTAATTTATTAAATCCCAAACTTACACTGTTTTTTTTCTCGTTTTTACCACAGTACCTGAGTTTGGAGCGTGGTAGTTATGTAGAGCAATTTTTTCTGCTGGGATGCGCATTTATGCTGTTGACCTTACTAGTGTTTATTAGTTATGGAATTTTAGCAGCGCTAGCTAAAAACATATTTGCGCGTTATCCGACGGGTATAATTGTCTTACAGAAAGGATTTGGTCTGGTGTTTATAGGTTTTGCTCTAAAGCTTGCGTTGGATACTTAA
- a CDS encoding DHH family phosphoesterase, whose translation MFKKAFPNFLKSFVADTKVYLFVLIVFTLLLGLHSIFWLIPGIFSLIILYWYAKRRLQIHRLEIDKHVDFLISELEQSTFQALQEVPLGAAIFNAKGYLIWHNDQFYNIFPLEKITSLRLDTIIPELSLGVINAEPGEKKINIMGKTYLLTYKTSPLKEQEEPIFLIYLQDITTLEHLTKDYENEKLAIAYIQIDNLNDALQGMSDGQRSTVLAEVNKLVGAWIAEFGGVYKRHSEDTYFVTLDKEALLYLMQHKFDILDRIRENKGNNKTPLTLSIGIATDEDSVFETGQKAQSCLDIALGRGGDQAAVSINGAMQFFGGKTTALEKNTRVRARIIAHTLQDLIAETDIVFIMGHINEDYDSLGSAIGVAKMAHCLRKPVHIITSGQGVSLSKCAELLPEYHEYDNVFISGAQAVELVTPHSLLFVVDHHRASLSAAPEILELASKKIIIDHHRRAEDIIRDTLIVYLEPSSSSTSELVTELLYYFENLHDFSRLEASLLYAGIVVDTKNFAVQTGARTFEAAAALRKAGADPNMVRQLFSEDLATAKARAQLISSATIQPGGVVISCCELLDIPAASVAIAQSADILLQMEGIICSVVIANIDKETTLVSARSLGKINVQIVMEELGGGGHQTVAGVQLKQVQLATLKEQIIALIQKQLEECKKNESNPTTRS comes from the coding sequence ATGTTTAAAAAAGCATTTCCCAATTTTTTAAAATCTTTTGTAGCCGATACCAAGGTCTATCTGTTTGTGTTGATAGTTTTTACCCTCTTATTAGGTCTACATTCAATTTTTTGGCTAATTCCAGGCATTTTCAGCTTAATAATTCTCTATTGGTATGCGAAACGTCGCTTGCAAATTCATCGTTTAGAAATTGACAAACACGTGGATTTCTTGATCAGCGAGTTAGAACAATCGACCTTTCAAGCTCTACAAGAAGTTCCTTTAGGCGCTGCTATATTTAATGCTAAAGGTTACTTAATTTGGCATAATGACCAATTTTATAACATCTTTCCCTTAGAGAAAATAACCAGCTTGCGCTTAGATACAATTATCCCAGAGCTAAGTTTAGGGGTAATTAATGCTGAACCTGGGGAAAAGAAAATCAATATTATGGGCAAAACCTATTTGCTTACTTATAAAACTTCCCCTTTAAAAGAACAAGAAGAACCGATTTTTTTAATTTATTTACAAGATATTACTACTTTAGAGCATTTAACTAAAGACTACGAAAACGAAAAACTAGCTATTGCCTATATTCAAATCGACAACCTCAACGATGCTTTGCAAGGAATGTCTGACGGGCAACGTAGTACAGTTTTAGCTGAGGTAAATAAATTAGTGGGGGCCTGGATTGCGGAGTTTGGCGGTGTATACAAGCGTCATTCCGAGGATACCTACTTCGTAACTCTTGATAAAGAAGCTTTGCTCTATTTAATGCAACACAAATTCGATATTTTAGATCGAATTCGCGAGAACAAGGGCAATAATAAAACACCGCTAACACTCAGCATTGGCATTGCCACTGATGAAGACAGTGTTTTTGAAACTGGGCAAAAAGCCCAATCGTGCTTAGATATCGCCCTCGGTCGTGGTGGTGATCAAGCTGCTGTCTCTATTAATGGAGCTATGCAGTTTTTTGGTGGTAAAACTACTGCCTTAGAAAAAAACACTCGCGTACGGGCTCGCATTATTGCCCATACTCTACAAGATTTAATTGCTGAGACAGATATTGTTTTTATTATGGGACATATTAATGAAGACTATGATAGCTTAGGTAGTGCAATAGGTGTTGCTAAAATGGCCCATTGCCTCCGTAAGCCCGTGCATATTATCACTAGTGGTCAAGGTGTTTCTTTGAGTAAATGTGCCGAACTCTTACCAGAATACCACGAATATGATAATGTTTTCATCTCGGGGGCTCAGGCTGTAGAGCTGGTTACACCTCATAGTTTATTATTTGTCGTGGACCATCATCGGGCCAGTCTAAGTGCCGCCCCAGAAATACTGGAGCTCGCTTCTAAAAAAATTATTATTGACCATCATCGCCGCGCCGAAGATATTATTCGTGATACTTTAATTGTGTATCTCGAACCATCTTCTTCTTCGACCAGCGAGTTAGTTACAGAGTTACTATACTATTTTGAAAATCTCCATGATTTTAGCCGCTTAGAAGCATCCTTACTCTATGCGGGTATTGTCGTAGATACCAAAAACTTTGCCGTACAAACTGGAGCTCGTACTTTTGAAGCTGCCGCCGCGTTGCGGAAAGCAGGCGCTGATCCTAATATGGTGCGCCAATTATTTAGCGAAGATCTCGCTACAGCCAAAGCGCGTGCCCAACTAATCTCCAGTGCGACTATCCAACCAGGTGGTGTAGTAATCAGTTGCTGTGAATTACTCGATATTCCTGCCGCTTCAGTAGCAATTGCGCAATCAGCAGATATCCTGCTGCAAATGGAAGGTATCATTTGTTCTGTGGTTATTGCTAATATTGATAAAGAAACTACTTTAGTAAGTGCTCGCTCGCTAGGCAAAATCAATGTGCAAATTGTCATGGAAGAGCTAGGTGGAGGCGGTCACCAAACTGTAGCTGGCGTACAATTAAAACAAGTGCAATTAGCTACACTTAAAGAGCAAATTATTGCTCTAATTCAAAAACAGTTAGAGGAGTGTAAGAAAAATGAAAGTAATCCTACAACAAGAAGTTAA
- the rplI gene encoding 50S ribosomal protein L9 encodes MKVILQQEVKNLGKKGDIVEVSEGYARNFLFNKKLAISATDATMNLAKQQKSTQEHRAKQQKDEAIVLANQLSKVEITLFVRLGENGKLFGSIASKDVAEELLKQTKIDLDRRKIELKESVKGVGTYKAVAKIHPEIAAEFTVHIKAQAN; translated from the coding sequence ATGAAAGTAATCCTACAACAAGAAGTTAAAAACTTAGGTAAAAAAGGTGATATTGTGGAAGTTTCCGAAGGTTATGCCCGCAATTTTTTATTTAACAAAAAATTAGCCATCAGTGCCACTGATGCTACTATGAATTTAGCTAAACAACAAAAATCAACTCAAGAGCATCGCGCCAAACAACAAAAAGACGAAGCAATTGTCTTGGCTAATCAATTATCGAAAGTAGAAATTACACTATTTGTTCGTCTCGGTGAAAACGGTAAACTTTTCGGTTCTATCGCTTCGAAAGATGTGGCCGAAGAGTTGTTAAAACAAACTAAAATTGACTTAGATCGTCGCAAAATCGAACTAAAAGAATCTGTAAAAGGTGTGGGCACCTACAAAGCAGTTGCCAAAATCCACCCCGAAATTGCCGCTGAATTTACTGTTCATATCAAGGCGCAAGCAAATTAA
- a CDS encoding adenylosuccinate synthase, with protein MSSVVVVGTQWGDEGKGKVVDYLAEQADLVVRYSGGSNAGHTVVANNKTYKLHLLPSGILYPNKLCIVGNGVVIDPEKVLEEIANMKAQHVDTSNLRISTRAHVILPYHKILDELQENDLGDKKIGTTKKGIGPCYADKATRTGIRICDLMDKEVFLEKLTTNLAYKNRLFKNMYNAPELDLDTVYQQYLVFAEQLRPYVADTGSLLQENISVGKKTLFEGAQASFLDLDHGTYPYVTSSNPIAGGVCTGAGVAPKQVGTAVGVVKAYSTRVGEGPFVTELLDETGHHIRERGHEYGTTTGRPRRCGWLDACVVRYAAQLNGLDYLAITRLDILDELATLKICVGYKLNGELIKHIPASLKELAACEPIYEEFAGWQQDITNVRAYKDLPENAKRYLERLSEITQTPLGIVSVGPSREQTMIMCELFK; from the coding sequence ATGTCATCAGTAGTAGTTGTTGGTACCCAGTGGGGCGACGAAGGCAAAGGCAAAGTTGTCGACTATTTAGCCGAACAAGCTGACCTAGTTGTAAGATATTCTGGTGGTTCCAATGCTGGACATACAGTAGTTGCCAATAATAAAACTTATAAATTACATCTTTTACCTTCAGGAATTCTTTATCCTAACAAGCTTTGTATCGTGGGTAATGGTGTCGTTATCGACCCCGAAAAAGTCTTAGAAGAAATCGCTAACATGAAAGCGCAACATGTTGATACTAGTAATTTACGTATTTCTACCCGCGCTCATGTAATTTTACCTTATCATAAAATTTTAGATGAATTACAAGAAAATGATCTTGGCGATAAAAAAATCGGCACTACCAAAAAAGGTATTGGCCCTTGTTATGCTGACAAAGCAACTCGTACCGGGATTCGCATCTGTGATTTAATGGATAAAGAAGTTTTCCTAGAAAAACTTACTACTAACTTGGCTTACAAAAACCGTCTATTTAAAAACATGTATAATGCGCCAGAGTTAGACTTAGACACTGTTTATCAACAATATTTGGTATTTGCTGAACAATTACGTCCTTATGTTGCAGATACAGGCAGCTTACTCCAAGAAAATATCAGTGTTGGCAAAAAAACTCTGTTTGAAGGTGCTCAAGCTTCCTTCTTAGACTTAGATCATGGTACTTATCCTTATGTAACTAGCTCCAACCCAATTGCTGGTGGCGTTTGCACTGGCGCTGGTGTTGCCCCTAAACAAGTAGGAACAGCAGTTGGTGTAGTAAAAGCGTATTCTACCCGTGTTGGTGAAGGTCCTTTTGTTACGGAACTCCTTGATGAAACCGGACATCACATCCGCGAACGCGGTCATGAGTATGGCACAACTACTGGTCGCCCACGTCGTTGTGGTTGGCTAGATGCTTGTGTAGTTCGCTATGCGGCGCAATTAAATGGTCTAGATTATTTGGCCATTACTCGCCTCGATATTTTAGATGAACTCGCAACTTTAAAAATTTGTGTGGGCTATAAATTAAACGGCGAATTAATTAAACATATTCCTGCTAGTCTTAAAGAACTTGCTGCTTGCGAACCAATTTATGAAGAATTTGCCGGTTGGCAACAAGATATTACTAATGTACGAGCTTACAAAGACCTACCAGAAAATGCGAAACGTTATCTAGAACGTCTGAGTGAAATTACCCAAACACCACTAGGCATTGTTTCTGTTGGCCCAAGCCGTGAACAAACGATGATTATGTGCGAATTATTTAAATAA